Proteins co-encoded in one Bremerella sp. TYQ1 genomic window:
- a CDS encoding PSD1 and planctomycete cytochrome C domain-containing protein has product MKRFLPTLLLLPLLPGWLAAAEIDFVRDVRPILEKHCYECHAGDVRKSGLRLDIRSEAMKGGELYGEAILPGEPGDSPLVQFIADENADLVMPPDGERPTAAEIATLTQWVEQGANWPDGVDRVKLEDPRDHWSFKPVAASDPPPTKNTTWARSEIDRFILARLEEAGLQPSPEADRRDWLRRVTYDLIGLPPTPQEVEAFLADDSDQAYQRVIDRLLASPRYGERWAQHWLDVARYADTHGFEVNTERPNAWPYRDYVIESLNEDKPYDQFVREQLAGDTMDEIPATGFLVTASVLLPGQIGKDEASKRLARQDSLDEIVTNIGTVFLGLTVNCARCHNHKFDPISQRDYYEMQAFISGVEYKDRSYEKPLTAEQEQQLLAWKQRHAEIDQLLVPFAPLAGSNTKRSMVNSFENWDRFEPIRTQQVRFTILKTNKYEPCLDELEVFNTQGENVAAAKRGGKPSSSGDNVNVNRHELRFVNDGNYGNSRSWMSNAVEGGWVSIEFAQPEEIDRVVWGRDRNGKFSDRLAIEYVIDVLSEDGTWQRVASSDDRVDFQQAKNAHAPITAAELPPTEAKQFEALRQEQASLASQINSFDGTQTVFAGVFREPDAIRVLGRGSPEMPKEAVGPAVIDILGDVELPQDADEAKRRQTLADWITQPDNPLTARVMVNRIWQGHFGMGLVETANDFGRNGTTPSHPKMLDWLSHQFVAQGWSMKALHREIVLSATYRQSTRFDPRAAEFDADDRLLWRYPLRRLSGEAIRDSILAINGELNLSMGGPGFSLFDKRGGLSGFKPIESFGDEGLRRMIYSHRVRRERDAVFGAFDCPDFGQSTPRRRESTTAIQALNMFNSRFVIEHSQKLAERVEQAMPEPSDQIDHVYELVLNRAPSEEERSDALLVAEQHGLATVCRVLLNSNEFLYIP; this is encoded by the coding sequence ATGAAACGCTTTCTTCCCACACTTTTGCTTTTGCCGCTATTGCCTGGATGGCTCGCGGCGGCCGAGATCGACTTCGTCCGTGACGTTCGTCCGATCCTGGAAAAGCACTGCTACGAGTGCCACGCCGGCGACGTTCGCAAAAGTGGGCTTCGCTTGGATATCCGCAGCGAAGCGATGAAAGGGGGCGAGCTTTACGGTGAAGCAATCTTGCCCGGCGAACCTGGCGACAGCCCTTTGGTGCAGTTTATTGCCGATGAGAATGCGGACCTCGTGATGCCACCAGATGGCGAACGTCCAACCGCCGCCGAAATTGCCACGCTGACCCAATGGGTCGAACAAGGCGCCAATTGGCCTGACGGAGTCGATCGCGTCAAACTGGAAGACCCTCGCGACCATTGGTCGTTCAAGCCGGTCGCCGCTTCCGATCCACCGCCAACGAAGAACACCACGTGGGCTCGCAGCGAGATCGACCGTTTCATTCTCGCTCGCCTGGAAGAAGCTGGGCTGCAGCCGTCGCCGGAAGCGGATCGCCGCGATTGGCTTCGCCGTGTCACGTACGATTTGATTGGTCTTCCCCCCACACCGCAGGAAGTGGAAGCCTTTCTGGCCGACGATAGTGATCAGGCCTACCAGCGTGTTATCGATCGCCTCCTCGCTTCTCCGCGCTATGGCGAACGTTGGGCCCAGCATTGGCTGGACGTGGCCCGTTATGCCGACACGCATGGTTTCGAGGTCAACACCGAACGTCCCAACGCGTGGCCCTATCGCGACTACGTGATCGAGTCGCTCAACGAAGACAAACCATACGATCAGTTCGTCCGTGAACAGTTGGCCGGCGACACGATGGATGAGATCCCTGCGACCGGATTTTTAGTCACCGCGTCGGTACTTTTGCCTGGCCAAATCGGTAAAGATGAAGCCTCCAAACGCTTGGCCCGACAAGACTCGCTCGACGAGATCGTCACGAACATCGGCACGGTGTTTCTCGGCCTAACCGTCAATTGTGCTCGCTGCCATAACCACAAGTTCGATCCGATCTCGCAGCGTGACTATTACGAGATGCAAGCGTTCATCTCTGGCGTCGAATACAAAGACCGCAGCTACGAGAAGCCGCTTACCGCCGAACAAGAGCAACAACTCCTCGCGTGGAAACAACGCCACGCCGAGATTGATCAGCTGTTGGTACCGTTCGCTCCGTTGGCTGGTTCCAACACGAAGCGGTCCATGGTGAACTCGTTTGAAAACTGGGATCGCTTCGAGCCGATCCGCACCCAACAAGTGCGCTTCACCATTTTGAAGACGAACAAGTACGAACCCTGTCTGGACGAGCTCGAAGTGTTCAACACGCAGGGCGAGAATGTCGCCGCAGCCAAACGTGGCGGCAAACCAAGTTCCTCTGGCGATAACGTCAACGTCAACCGCCACGAACTCCGTTTCGTGAACGATGGCAACTACGGCAACTCGCGCAGCTGGATGTCTAACGCCGTCGAAGGAGGTTGGGTCTCGATCGAGTTTGCCCAACCGGAAGAGATCGACCGTGTTGTCTGGGGTCGTGATCGCAACGGCAAGTTCTCGGATCGATTAGCGATCGAGTACGTCATTGACGTACTTTCCGAAGATGGCACCTGGCAGCGAGTGGCATCTTCGGACGATCGCGTTGACTTCCAACAAGCGAAGAACGCACACGCTCCGATCACCGCCGCCGAACTTCCGCCGACCGAAGCCAAGCAGTTCGAGGCATTGCGTCAGGAGCAAGCCTCACTCGCTAGTCAGATCAATTCTTTCGACGGTACACAAACTGTCTTCGCAGGCGTCTTTCGCGAGCCAGATGCGATCCGTGTCCTTGGCCGCGGTAGTCCTGAGATGCCCAAGGAAGCAGTCGGCCCGGCCGTGATCGATATCCTCGGTGATGTCGAGCTTCCCCAAGATGCGGACGAAGCGAAGCGGCGTCAAACACTCGCCGATTGGATCACTCAGCCAGACAATCCGTTGACCGCACGCGTGATGGTCAATCGCATCTGGCAAGGACACTTCGGCATGGGCTTAGTCGAGACCGCCAACGACTTCGGCCGTAACGGTACCACGCCTTCGCACCCGAAAATGCTCGATTGGTTGAGCCATCAGTTCGTCGCCCAGGGTTGGTCGATGAAGGCGCTGCACCGCGAGATTGTACTTTCGGCGACCTATCGACAATCGACCCGTTTCGATCCACGTGCCGCCGAGTTCGACGCGGACGATCGACTGCTGTGGCGTTACCCACTACGGCGACTGAGCGGGGAAGCGATTCGCGATTCGATCTTAGCCATCAACGGCGAGTTGAATCTATCGATGGGTGGCCCTGGCTTCAGTTTGTTCGACAAGCGAGGCGGACTGTCCGGCTTCAAACCAATCGAATCGTTCGGCGACGAAGGCCTGCGGCGGATGATCTATTCGCATCGAGTCCGGCGAGAACGAGATGCCGTATTCGGTGCGTTCGATTGCCCCGACTTCGGTCAGAGCACCCCGCGTCGTCGCGAATCGACCACCGCGATTCAGGCCCTGAACATGTTCAACAGTCGATTCGTGATCGAGCACTCGCAGAAGCTCGCCGAGCGAGTCGAGCAAGCGATGCCGGAGCCGAGCGATCAGATCGACCACGTTTACGAGTTGGTCCTGAATCGAGCTCCGAGTGAAGAGGAGCGATCCGATGCGTTGTTGGTGGCCGAGCAGCATGGCCTGGCGACGGTGTGCCGCGTGCTGCTGAACAGCAACGAGTTCCTGTACATCCCTTAG
- a CDS encoding LamG-like jellyroll fold domain-containing protein, whose translation MTPTPLHQLVQNYLEGLSSPEELAQLNERLRNDAAARREFLEIVNLDSALAEVTVAVPSLEETNFAADAPETLATEPSGRSSSRWSATLGVAASLAICLLLGAFGYYAYLPPAQLAIVENAAGLDFVAGAKVGRRTYEITAGTLELVTNRGARVVIEAPARFTFQSEQLLQLDYGRLAADVPPAAKGFTVITPSGKAVDLGTKFGVDMPQGGNAEVHVFQGEVIASSTTGDDARNLKDGEALRFAAEDQSPANFRSAAFIQPGEVVQLHAALQAGQQVRSVSEIEKLRDDPDLISLIDFESDVRLPGNYRTVQGRWPGSKAAELVNIGEHVKLNVGGEHPWPQLSLAAWVRLDHLGEPYQSLLHTDGWDKSRKGQVHWMVTKQSTMRLALRDNKLAPTDQPNSGFPDSQIAVLPEQGRWVHLAAVYDADKHTVRFYFNGQFDNEVALSQAYPGLLGSAQIGNWNEIDRKLSGRVDELLIMGRAMSDKEMQALYDAGNPYH comes from the coding sequence ATGACCCCGACCCCGCTGCATCAACTCGTTCAAAATTACCTGGAAGGGCTCAGTTCTCCGGAAGAACTGGCTCAGCTGAACGAGCGTCTGCGCAACGATGCCGCCGCACGGCGTGAGTTCCTGGAAATTGTAAACCTCGATTCAGCCCTCGCCGAGGTCACCGTCGCCGTACCTTCGCTGGAAGAAACCAACTTCGCCGCGGATGCCCCGGAGACTCTAGCCACCGAACCTTCCGGCCGCTCATCATCTCGTTGGTCGGCCACGCTCGGTGTCGCGGCATCGTTGGCCATTTGCTTGCTGCTTGGGGCGTTTGGCTATTACGCATATCTTCCCCCAGCCCAGTTGGCAATCGTCGAAAACGCCGCAGGTCTCGACTTCGTTGCCGGGGCCAAAGTGGGTCGTCGGACCTACGAGATCACCGCTGGCACGCTTGAGTTGGTCACCAACCGCGGCGCTCGCGTGGTGATCGAAGCCCCAGCCCGGTTCACGTTTCAATCGGAGCAACTGCTTCAGCTCGACTACGGCCGCCTCGCCGCCGATGTTCCTCCTGCCGCCAAAGGGTTCACCGTGATTACGCCTAGTGGCAAAGCGGTCGATCTCGGCACGAAGTTCGGCGTCGACATGCCACAAGGGGGCAACGCCGAAGTACACGTCTTCCAAGGTGAAGTGATCGCCAGTTCAACGACCGGCGACGACGCACGCAACTTGAAAGATGGCGAGGCCCTTCGCTTTGCGGCAGAAGATCAGTCTCCTGCCAACTTCCGCTCCGCCGCGTTCATTCAGCCTGGCGAAGTTGTTCAACTGCATGCCGCCCTGCAAGCTGGCCAACAAGTGCGTTCCGTCTCCGAGATTGAAAAGCTTCGCGACGACCCTGATTTGATTTCGCTGATCGACTTCGAGTCAGACGTTCGGCTCCCCGGCAACTACCGCACCGTTCAAGGACGCTGGCCAGGTTCGAAGGCGGCCGAGCTCGTCAACATCGGCGAACATGTCAAGCTGAACGTCGGCGGCGAACACCCTTGGCCGCAGCTGTCATTGGCGGCCTGGGTTCGCTTGGATCATCTCGGCGAACCGTACCAATCGCTGCTGCATACCGACGGCTGGGACAAGTCTCGTAAAGGGCAAGTGCATTGGATGGTCACAAAACAATCGACCATGCGTCTGGCCCTTCGCGACAACAAACTGGCCCCCACCGATCAGCCCAACTCCGGCTTTCCGGACTCCCAGATCGCCGTCCTTCCGGAACAAGGACGCTGGGTTCACCTGGCCGCCGTTTACGATGCCGACAAGCATACCGTTCGCTTCTATTTCAACGGCCAATTCGATAACGAAGTGGCTCTCTCGCAAGCGTATCCTGGCCTACTCGGCTCTGCCCAGATCGGCAACTGGAACGAGATCGATCGTAAGTTGAGCGGCCGCGTCGACGAGCTGTTGATCATGGGCCGTGCAATGTCCGACAAGGAAATGCAAGCCCTTTACGACGCCGGTAATCCTTACCACTAA
- a CDS encoding sigma-70 family RNA polymerase sigma factor — MPMDDSNRNQRFVRIFTQHEPAVRAFVRRLVPSRTDADDILQEVAVVLWEKFDEFQPDRDFRAWACGIARYKVLSWLRDRGRAKLVLDSDVVELVAEESLRIDRHLEQQRTALEVCFEKVQPDQRSLLKDAYREGAKIQDIATNSGRSVSGFYQWLYRMRQMLLDCVKRELAQESIS, encoded by the coding sequence ATGCCAATGGACGACTCGAACCGAAATCAACGATTTGTGCGGATATTCACGCAGCACGAACCTGCTGTGCGTGCATTCGTACGTCGCTTGGTTCCTTCTCGGACCGATGCCGACGACATCCTTCAGGAAGTTGCCGTGGTGCTGTGGGAAAAGTTCGACGAGTTCCAGCCTGACCGCGACTTCCGAGCTTGGGCCTGTGGGATTGCCCGATATAAGGTCCTCTCCTGGCTACGCGATCGCGGTCGAGCCAAGCTGGTTCTCGATAGTGATGTCGTCGAACTCGTCGCCGAAGAATCACTTCGCATCGATCGGCATCTCGAACAACAGCGCACCGCGTTGGAAGTTTGTTTCGAGAAAGTCCAGCCTGACCAGCGTTCCCTATTGAAAGACGCCTATCGAGAGGGAGCGAAGATCCAGGACATCGCCACCAACAGTGGCCGGTCGGTTTCCGGCTTCTACCAATGGCTCTATCGCATGCGTCAAATGTTATTAGATTGCGTCAAACGCGAACTGGCCCAAGAATCAATTTCATGA
- a CDS encoding DNA-binding transcriptional regulator encodes MPSKSAAPHVALLIETSRTYGRELLHGVRKYVTERGPWSLFVESRSLESPAPPWLPGWSGNGILTRSGSQAMVDAVKRAKVPTVELRSTRLKHSFPFVGVNNCSLGKLVAEHFLDRGFRNFAVYQLGAEEYFQQRCENFVQTVAEHGYEAFRYHPLNRREQPTQWEQAQKELADWVAQLPKPIGVMACTDQLGFWLLDACRRCGAIVPEEVAVVGVENDASLCNMATTPLSSVELNGTAIGFRAAELLEHLMRGGKPPKEPILVEPLGIVTRMSSDIVALDDPELANALLYMREHACEGIGVPDVLKAVAISRSSLERGLRKLLGRSPNQELIRLKLLRAEEMLTHTDLTLSVIAERCGFRRTQHLAETFRELYGTPPGQYRQDRRTAR; translated from the coding sequence ATGCCTAGCAAAAGTGCCGCCCCTCATGTGGCTCTGTTGATTGAAACGTCGCGGACGTACGGCCGTGAACTGCTGCATGGGGTTCGTAAATATGTCACCGAGCGGGGACCGTGGTCGTTGTTTGTCGAGTCGCGTTCGCTCGAGTCCCCTGCCCCGCCCTGGCTGCCGGGATGGAGCGGAAATGGGATCCTCACGCGAAGTGGTTCCCAGGCAATGGTCGATGCGGTGAAGCGAGCCAAAGTGCCGACCGTCGAATTGAGATCGACACGATTGAAGCATTCGTTCCCGTTTGTGGGGGTCAACAACTGCTCGCTCGGAAAGCTGGTCGCCGAACACTTTCTCGATCGCGGCTTTCGCAACTTTGCCGTGTATCAGTTGGGGGCGGAAGAATACTTTCAGCAGCGGTGCGAGAACTTTGTGCAAACGGTGGCCGAGCATGGCTACGAGGCGTTCCGCTATCATCCACTCAATCGCCGCGAGCAGCCAACCCAGTGGGAGCAAGCTCAGAAAGAACTTGCCGATTGGGTCGCCCAACTGCCCAAGCCGATCGGCGTGATGGCATGCACCGACCAACTCGGATTCTGGCTGCTGGATGCGTGTCGACGGTGCGGAGCGATCGTCCCGGAAGAAGTGGCCGTGGTGGGCGTCGAGAATGACGCTTCGCTTTGCAACATGGCGACGACGCCCCTTTCCAGCGTCGAGTTGAACGGCACGGCGATCGGCTTTCGCGCTGCGGAACTGCTCGAGCATTTGATGCGTGGGGGGAAACCGCCAAAGGAACCGATCCTGGTCGAACCGCTGGGAATCGTTACGCGAATGTCGTCGGATATTGTCGCACTGGACGATCCGGAACTTGCCAACGCGCTGCTCTACATGCGCGAACATGCGTGCGAAGGAATCGGGGTACCTGACGTGTTGAAGGCGGTCGCAATTTCGCGAAGTTCGCTCGAGCGAGGGCTGCGAAAGCTGCTGGGACGTTCGCCCAATCAGGAACTGATTCGCTTGAAGCTGTTGCGAGCGGAAGAAATGCTGACGCATACCGACTTAACGCTGTCCGTGATTGCCGAGCGGTGTGGTTTTCGGCGAACGCAACATCTCGCCGAGACGTTTCGGGAACTGTACGGAACGCCGCCGGGGCAGTATCGCCAAGACCGACGCACGGCCCGCTAG
- a CDS encoding Gfo/Idh/MocA family protein, whose protein sequence is MPRVALDRRQWISQVSSVAASAMVFGAVSTTQADEKPKDVNSRLGVGAIGLRYQGSVITEKAAAHGDIVALADVDQEILKKAQSDFGGKSAIMEDYRDLLAREDVDVVMIGTPDHWHTKMVIDACRAGKDVYCEKPLTLTIDEGKKLREVVQETGRVVQVGSWQRSDIRFRTAVEMVRQGWVGNLQKVDVVLGKNKTGGPFSTQPVPKILNWDMWQGQTPDVPYIPERSHYTFRWWYEYSGGQMTDWGAHHIDIAQWGAGGVPVEIEGTAKMPSIDDGYNVAVDYHVRYRLDNGVEMTVADTGRNGVMFTGDKGRLFVNRGTLDGAPTERKLPREDFVLYDYDNLERPERAGKLDAIINHMGNFFDCVASRKTPVSDIESQHRSVSTCHLGNISMRLGRKLTWDAKGESFVGDAEANQHLSRPQRDGYEIG, encoded by the coding sequence ATGCCCCGCGTTGCTCTCGATCGTCGTCAATGGATTTCTCAAGTCTCTTCTGTTGCTGCCTCGGCGATGGTGTTTGGTGCGGTGTCGACGACCCAGGCCGATGAAAAGCCGAAAGATGTCAACAGCCGCTTAGGAGTCGGAGCGATCGGGCTGCGTTACCAAGGCTCGGTAATCACCGAAAAAGCGGCGGCCCATGGCGACATCGTTGCACTTGCCGATGTCGACCAAGAGATCCTCAAGAAGGCCCAATCAGACTTTGGCGGCAAGTCGGCGATCATGGAAGACTATCGCGACTTGCTGGCTCGCGAGGATGTCGATGTGGTGATGATTGGTACGCCAGATCATTGGCACACAAAGATGGTTATTGATGCTTGCCGGGCGGGAAAAGATGTTTACTGTGAAAAGCCGCTGACGCTGACGATCGACGAAGGAAAGAAGCTGCGGGAAGTGGTCCAGGAAACGGGACGCGTCGTGCAAGTGGGTTCCTGGCAGCGGAGCGATATCCGCTTTCGTACAGCGGTAGAGATGGTTCGCCAAGGTTGGGTCGGTAATCTGCAAAAGGTGGACGTGGTTCTCGGCAAGAACAAAACAGGTGGCCCTTTCTCGACGCAGCCGGTTCCGAAGATTCTCAACTGGGATATGTGGCAAGGGCAAACGCCAGATGTTCCTTACATTCCAGAGCGTTCGCATTACACGTTCCGCTGGTGGTACGAGTACAGCGGCGGTCAAATGACGGACTGGGGAGCCCATCATATCGACATCGCTCAATGGGGTGCCGGCGGTGTGCCGGTCGAAATCGAAGGGACCGCCAAGATGCCAAGCATCGACGACGGCTACAACGTGGCGGTCGACTACCATGTGCGATATCGCTTAGACAACGGTGTGGAAATGACCGTGGCGGACACTGGGCGAAACGGCGTGATGTTCACGGGAGACAAGGGACGTTTGTTCGTGAATCGAGGGACGCTTGATGGTGCTCCTACCGAACGCAAGCTGCCGCGAGAAGACTTCGTGCTGTACGACTACGACAATCTCGAACGCCCAGAACGGGCCGGCAAGCTCGATGCGATCATCAATCATATGGGCAATTTCTTCGACTGTGTTGCCTCGCGAAAAACGCCGGTCTCCGACATCGAAAGCCAACACCGCAGTGTCAGCACGTGTCACCTGGGGAACATCTCGATGCGACTCGGTCGGAAACTGACTTGGGACGCCAAGGGGGAATCGTTTGTGGGCGATGCCGAAGCGAATCAGCACTTGAGCCGTCCGCAGCGCGACGGTTACGAAATTGGCTAA
- a CDS encoding sugar phosphate isomerase/epimerase: MNNQRVSRRAFHALAAGAIGSAWMLPAWAKSDRFQLNYMLPSCMYGYSKLSEILPEAKKIGATHIDIWPKVHGDQREQIDAMGEERFAKLLEQNNVKLGCITQYKLGPFGLQKEMLLAKRFGCPMMVTGGAGPKGLKGTELKKAVGGFVEKMKPHLEVAEEHGVTIAIENHANNLIESPDSLRWLLELRPSKSLAIAFAPYHLPQDEMQLAALIRELSEGMAMFYAWQHGQGAHDPLPVEQQLLQMPGRGTLDFQPLVEALAEVQYQGWTEVFMHPVPRGIPILPTVAETTAEIARGRDYLNDCIANLEKGS; this comes from the coding sequence ATGAACAATCAGCGAGTGAGTCGTCGGGCGTTTCATGCGTTGGCGGCAGGAGCGATCGGGTCGGCATGGATGCTGCCGGCATGGGCCAAGTCAGATCGGTTTCAGTTGAACTACATGCTCCCTTCCTGCATGTATGGCTATAGCAAGTTGTCCGAGATTTTGCCGGAAGCGAAAAAGATCGGAGCGACGCATATCGACATTTGGCCCAAAGTGCATGGAGATCAGCGAGAGCAGATCGATGCGATGGGAGAAGAACGCTTCGCTAAATTGCTTGAGCAAAACAACGTCAAACTCGGCTGTATTACGCAGTACAAGCTGGGGCCGTTTGGTTTGCAAAAAGAGATGCTGCTGGCAAAACGATTTGGTTGCCCCATGATGGTCACCGGAGGTGCTGGCCCCAAGGGACTCAAGGGTACCGAACTGAAAAAGGCGGTGGGAGGCTTTGTCGAAAAGATGAAGCCTCATTTGGAAGTGGCGGAAGAACATGGCGTGACGATCGCCATTGAAAACCACGCCAACAATTTGATTGAGTCGCCAGATTCGCTGCGGTGGTTGTTAGAGTTGCGCCCCTCGAAGAGTTTGGCCATTGCTTTCGCACCGTATCATTTGCCTCAGGACGAAATGCAGCTGGCGGCGTTGATTCGCGAACTGTCGGAAGGCATGGCCATGTTCTATGCATGGCAACATGGCCAAGGGGCCCATGACCCCTTACCGGTAGAACAGCAACTGCTGCAGATGCCTGGCCGAGGGACTTTAGACTTTCAGCCCCTTGTCGAAGCCTTAGCCGAGGTGCAATATCAAGGGTGGACCGAGGTCTTCATGCATCCGGTGCCACGGGGGATTCCCATTTTGCCTACCGTGGCGGAAACCACTGCCGAAATAGCACGGGGGCGTGATTACCTGAACGACTGTATCGCCAACCTAGAGAAAGGAAGTTAG
- a CDS encoding DJ-1/PfpI family protein — MSEKVLIIVGDASETLDTLYPYYRLQEGGYEPVVAAPHVGKFQMVMHEVKPGWTITKEWEGYTIDAEISFADINPEEYAGIMISGGRAPEYIRYDEDLVRVTRWFVENNKPVASVCHGVEILAYADCVRGRKMATVPKCQFDLEVCGGIFVNEPCVVDGNIVSGRTYHDNGRYFGAFMKLLEEAHVEAAKQTVA; from the coding sequence GTGTCGGAAAAAGTACTGATTATCGTGGGGGACGCCTCGGAGACGCTCGACACGCTGTACCCTTACTATCGCCTGCAAGAGGGAGGCTACGAGCCGGTCGTTGCCGCTCCTCACGTGGGCAAGTTCCAGATGGTGATGCACGAAGTAAAGCCAGGCTGGACGATCACCAAGGAGTGGGAAGGCTACACCATTGACGCCGAGATTTCTTTCGCCGACATCAATCCGGAAGAATACGCCGGCATCATGATCAGCGGCGGCAGGGCGCCTGAGTACATTCGTTACGATGAAGACCTGGTGCGGGTCACACGCTGGTTTGTCGAAAACAACAAGCCAGTCGCTTCGGTCTGCCACGGCGTCGAGATCTTAGCATACGCCGACTGTGTTCGAGGCAGGAAGATGGCCACCGTGCCTAAGTGTCAATTCGACTTGGAAGTCTGCGGAGGCATTTTCGTCAACGAACCATGCGTGGTCGACGGTAACATCGTCAGCGGTCGAACCTATCACGACAACGGAAGGTACTTCGGAGCATTCATGAAACTGCTTGAAGAAGCCCACGTCGAAGCGGCAAAACAAACGGTCGCATAA
- a CDS encoding glycosyltransferase, translated as MKVELLEHNGITVRTHFFPCEFKPENGKVPKLAIVSAYDCLCGIAEYTYFLVQSLKKFADVTVIELDQDTFKYPQNMAREDAEKQLSVICDQLGKFDAVNLQFEPGTLGHSAKAAYKRLTKIVDASPSISVTFHTFLNDVKESRGFWKEFRKLRFITAFFGRSKSRSRYYLTSKPIQYLKQAGESKNVTFIVHTKREVERLVRIYRVPRENAFDHPLAFMNPELTNNLKPSKMKASLNLPSDSVVMGIFGFISPYKGTDLAVEVMRLLPKNYHLLIAGGLHPNEAKAHTTDVHPYLNSILRNILGKGQPPEKSKKRPTDAPEPKIDSEKLIDRVHFLGAQDRDEFLSLMNDCDVVLLPYREVGQTSSGPISMAVEMKKRVIASRTEAFAEFAKYYPNRLEQFDQNNFVELSQRVRAPQQLEETEQQISWLTNVKTYFDAHQFAPVTEAQRDKCLESMAPIHIHEDRQAA; from the coding sequence ATGAAAGTAGAACTGCTGGAACACAATGGCATTACGGTACGAACCCACTTCTTCCCGTGCGAGTTCAAGCCTGAAAATGGCAAAGTTCCCAAGCTCGCCATTGTGAGTGCCTACGATTGTCTTTGCGGCATTGCCGAGTACACGTACTTTCTCGTTCAGTCACTCAAGAAGTTCGCTGATGTCACCGTCATCGAACTTGATCAGGATACTTTCAAGTATCCACAGAACATGGCTCGGGAAGATGCCGAAAAGCAGTTGAGCGTTATCTGCGATCAACTCGGCAAGTTCGACGCCGTCAACCTGCAGTTCGAGCCAGGCACGTTAGGGCATTCGGCCAAAGCTGCCTACAAACGACTGACCAAGATTGTCGACGCGTCGCCCTCCATCTCGGTGACGTTTCACACGTTCCTGAACGATGTCAAAGAAAGTCGCGGGTTCTGGAAGGAGTTCCGCAAGCTACGATTCATCACCGCTTTCTTTGGTCGTTCGAAGAGCCGCAGTCGCTACTACCTGACCAGCAAACCGATTCAATACTTGAAGCAGGCCGGTGAGTCGAAGAATGTGACATTCATCGTTCACACCAAACGAGAAGTCGAACGCCTTGTGCGGATTTACCGAGTCCCGCGAGAAAATGCCTTCGACCATCCACTGGCATTCATGAATCCTGAATTGACCAACAATTTGAAGCCGTCGAAGATGAAGGCTTCGCTGAATCTACCTTCTGACTCCGTCGTCATGGGTATCTTCGGTTTCATCTCTCCCTATAAAGGGACCGACCTGGCAGTCGAAGTGATGCGACTGCTTCCTAAGAACTATCACCTGTTAATCGCTGGTGGCCTGCATCCGAATGAAGCGAAGGCTCATACCACGGATGTACATCCCTACCTCAATTCGATTTTGCGAAACATTCTCGGCAAGGGACAACCACCCGAGAAATCGAAGAAACGTCCCACGGATGCACCAGAACCCAAAATCGATTCTGAGAAACTGATCGACCGTGTCCACTTCCTTGGTGCTCAAGATCGCGACGAGTTCCTCAGCTTGATGAACGACTGCGACGTTGTCTTACTTCCCTACCGTGAAGTGGGACAAACCAGCTCCGGGCCGATCTCGATGGCTGTCGAGATGAAAAAACGTGTGATCGCTTCTCGAACGGAAGCGTTCGCTGAATTTGCAAAGTACTATCCAAACCGCCTGGAACAGTTCGACCAAAACAACTTCGTAGAACTCAGCCAGCGTGTACGAGCTCCTCAACAGCTCGAAGAAACGGAACAACAGATCAGCTGGCTAACGAACGTCAAAACCTATTTTGACGCCCATCAATTCGCGCCTGTCACTGAGGCGCAACGTGATAAGTGTCTCGAATCGATGGCACCGATTCACATTCACGAAGATCGCCAAGCAGCCTAA